Proteins from one Pelodiscus sinensis isolate JC-2024 chromosome 21, ASM4963464v1, whole genome shotgun sequence genomic window:
- the DYNLL2 gene encoding dynein light chain 2, cytoplasmic: MSDRKAVIKNADMSEDMQQDAVDCATQAMEKYNIEKDIAAYIKKEFDKKYNPTWHCIVGRNFGSYVTHETKHFIYFYLGQVAILLFKSG; the protein is encoded by the exons ATGTCTGACAGAAAGGCTGTGATCAAGAATGCGGACATGTCCGAGGACATGCAGCAGGATGCTGTAGACTGTGCTACACAGGCAATGGAGAAGTACAACATAGAGAAAGACATTGCAGCATATATAAAGAAG GAATTTGACAAGAAATACAACCCCACTTGGCACTGCATTGTGGGCAGAAATTTTGGCAGCTACGTAACACATGAGACAAAGCACTTCATCTATTTTTACTTGGGTCAGGTTGCAATTCTTCTGTTCAAGTCTGGATAG